Proteins encoded within one genomic window of Kibdelosporangium phytohabitans:
- a CDS encoding FtsX-like permease family protein, with the protein MLRLTLRTLRYRKGGFVATFIALFFGASIVMACGGLMETGIRTAVPPQRLAGADAVVVADRQFALPTGKQPDEDGDADLKYGTLSEDVPLQANLAAKVSAVPGVARVVPDVAFPATLAGGGPTTGHSWTSAALAGIGGTAPRPGEVVVPAASGKPAGSRVDISVRGKVSQYTVSGTSPQSVVYFADSDAQRLGRLLALGVVASPGTDAAALGDRLEDVLGSSVSVLTGEERGVPEHPGAARESELLITLAGVFGGFAVMVSMMVVSSTFNVSVQQRKREIALLRAVGTTPGQIRRMIFGESLIVSALATLAAWIPAGLAGRFLFDRLCDYGAVSPVFEFHQGWIPSIVGVGTALLAGVVAALAAARRAARTRPTEALAEAAVQREWLTPTRLVFAILSFGGGIALGIVTVTVLSGPLAASTAGPAVICWATGFTLLAPGATKAVMAVLRLPIRALTRVPGALAVTNTRVRAVRLASAVAPVMLATGFALAQIYLQTTTAESSRRAYTEDLRADAVLVSATGGFSPDVVAAVRSTPGVTAASEWITSKGHVVSPYDSELEEDDGLELQGISAAGSALTAIPVKAGSLSDLTGDSIALPVNHAEAMKVTVGDRITMRFGDGETASVTVAALVQPRQGFEIGLAPAQLLAKHTSDGVASRIMVSGDISGLAARFPDARVADRSTLTEAYSKQLETSAMINYLLAGMIVLYTAISVINTLVVETADRRREFGLLRLSGARRGQVLRMVGVEATAITLSGIVLGALVSAGTLIPFSLSALDSVVPYGPFWIFLVVSGAAALLTMTAVMLPAWVALRTRPVDTVAVQ; encoded by the coding sequence ATGCTGCGCCTGACGTTGAGAACGCTCCGCTACCGCAAGGGAGGATTCGTCGCCACGTTCATCGCGCTGTTCTTCGGCGCCTCGATCGTGATGGCGTGCGGTGGCCTGATGGAGACCGGTATCCGGACCGCCGTCCCACCGCAGCGGCTGGCCGGCGCGGACGCGGTCGTCGTCGCCGACCGGCAGTTCGCGCTGCCGACCGGCAAGCAGCCCGACGAGGACGGCGACGCCGACCTCAAGTACGGCACGCTCAGCGAGGACGTCCCGCTGCAGGCGAACCTGGCCGCGAAGGTCTCCGCCGTGCCCGGTGTCGCGCGTGTCGTGCCGGACGTCGCCTTCCCGGCGACCCTCGCCGGCGGCGGCCCGACGACCGGGCACAGCTGGACGTCGGCGGCGCTCGCCGGGATCGGCGGGACCGCGCCGCGCCCGGGTGAGGTCGTCGTGCCCGCCGCGTCCGGCAAACCGGCCGGGTCCCGTGTGGACATCTCGGTGCGCGGGAAGGTCTCGCAGTACACGGTGTCCGGCACGTCGCCGCAGTCGGTCGTCTACTTCGCCGACTCGGACGCGCAGCGCCTCGGCAGGCTGCTGGCGCTGGGCGTCGTGGCTTCGCCCGGGACGGACGCGGCCGCGCTCGGCGACCGTCTCGAGGACGTCCTCGGCTCGTCGGTGTCGGTGCTGACCGGCGAGGAGCGCGGCGTGCCGGAACACCCCGGGGCGGCGCGGGAGAGCGAGCTGCTGATCACGTTGGCCGGCGTGTTCGGCGGTTTCGCCGTGATGGTCTCGATGATGGTGGTGTCCAGCACGTTCAACGTGTCCGTGCAGCAACGCAAGCGGGAGATCGCACTGCTGCGGGCGGTCGGCACGACCCCCGGCCAGATCCGGCGGATGATCTTCGGCGAGTCGCTGATCGTGTCAGCGCTGGCCACGCTCGCCGCGTGGATCCCGGCCGGGCTGGCCGGCAGGTTCCTGTTCGACCGGCTCTGCGACTACGGCGCGGTCAGCCCGGTGTTCGAGTTCCACCAGGGCTGGATCCCGTCGATCGTCGGGGTCGGCACGGCGCTGCTCGCCGGGGTGGTCGCGGCACTGGCCGCCGCGCGCCGCGCGGCCAGGACCCGCCCGACGGAAGCGCTCGCCGAAGCGGCCGTGCAGCGCGAGTGGCTGACACCGACCCGGCTGGTCTTCGCCATCCTGTCGTTCGGCGGCGGCATCGCGCTGGGGATCGTGACGGTGACGGTGTTGTCCGGTCCGCTCGCCGCGTCGACCGCGGGTCCGGCGGTGATCTGCTGGGCCACCGGCTTCACGCTGCTCGCGCCCGGTGCCACCAAGGCCGTGATGGCAGTGCTGCGGCTGCCGATCCGCGCGTTGACGAGGGTCCCCGGCGCGCTGGCCGTCACCAACACCCGGGTACGCGCGGTGCGGCTCGCGTCCGCGGTCGCGCCGGTCATGCTGGCCACCGGCTTCGCGTTGGCGCAGATCTACCTGCAGACCACGACGGCCGAGTCGTCGCGGCGCGCGTACACCGAGGACCTGCGGGCGGACGCGGTGCTGGTTTCGGCGACAGGAGGCTTCTCCCCCGATGTCGTGGCCGCCGTCCGGTCCACGCCCGGAGTCACCGCGGCCTCGGAGTGGATCACCAGCAAGGGGCACGTCGTGAGCCCCTACGACAGCGAACTCGAAGAGGACGACGGCCTCGAGTTGCAGGGCATCTCCGCCGCCGGTTCGGCGCTGACCGCTATCCCCGTGAAGGCGGGGAGCCTGTCCGACTTGACCGGCGACTCGATCGCGTTGCCGGTCAACCACGCCGAGGCGATGAAGGTGACCGTCGGCGACCGGATCACCATGCGGTTCGGCGACGGCGAGACCGCGTCGGTGACCGTGGCCGCGTTGGTCCAACCGCGGCAGGGCTTCGAAATCGGGCTGGCGCCCGCCCAGCTGCTCGCCAAGCACACGTCCGATGGCGTGGCGAGCCGGATCATGGTCTCCGGCGACATCTCCGGCCTCGCCGCGCGGTTCCCCGACGCTCGCGTGGCGGACCGTTCGACGCTGACCGAGGCGTACTCGAAGCAACTGGAGACCTCGGCGATGATCAACTACCTGCTGGCCGGGATGATCGTCCTCTACACCGCGATCTCGGTGATCAACACCCTGGTGGTGGAGACGGCCGACCGGCGCAGGGAGTTCGGGCTGCTGCGGCTCAGCGGCGCCCGGCGCGGCCAGGTGCTGCGGATGGTCGGTGTGGAAGCAACGGCGATCACCCTGTCGGGCATCGTCCTCGGTGCGCTCGTGTCCGCGGGAACGCTGATCCCGTTCAGCCTCTCCGCGCTGGACTCCGTCGTGCCGTACGGACCGTTCTGGATCTTCCTGGTGGTGTCCGGAGCCGCCGCCCTGCTCACGATGACAGCGGTCATGCTTCCCGCCTGGGTCGCGTTGCGCACCCGTCCGGTGGACACCGTCGCCGTCCAGTGA
- the fabG gene encoding 3-oxoacyl-[acyl-carrier-protein] reductase: MARSVLVTGGNRGIGLAIASAFAEQGDKVAVTHRGSETPPGLLGVKCDVTDAEQVDAAFAEIEEKQGPVEILVSNAGITDDTLLLRMSEEQFTRVLDANLTGAFRVAKRASRGMLRKRWGRLIFISSVVGLSGSAGQANYAASKAGLVGFSRSLARELGSRNITSNVITPGFVATEMTDVLPDDRKEQILGQVPLGRYADTAEIASAVTFLASDSAAYITGAVLPVDGGLGMGH; this comes from the coding sequence GTGGCACGGTCGGTATTGGTCACGGGCGGTAACCGCGGTATCGGTCTGGCGATCGCCAGCGCGTTCGCGGAACAGGGCGACAAGGTCGCGGTCACGCACCGCGGCTCCGAGACGCCACCGGGTCTGCTCGGCGTCAAGTGCGACGTGACCGACGCCGAACAGGTCGACGCGGCGTTCGCGGAGATCGAGGAGAAGCAGGGCCCGGTGGAGATCCTCGTGTCCAACGCGGGCATCACCGACGACACCCTGCTGCTGCGGATGTCCGAGGAGCAGTTCACCCGCGTCCTCGACGCGAACCTGACCGGCGCGTTCCGGGTGGCCAAGCGCGCGAGCCGGGGCATGCTGCGCAAGCGCTGGGGCCGGTTGATCTTCATCTCGTCGGTCGTCGGCCTGAGCGGCAGCGCGGGCCAGGCCAACTACGCGGCCAGCAAGGCCGGTCTGGTCGGCTTCTCCCGTTCGCTCGCGCGGGAACTCGGCAGCCGCAACATCACCTCGAACGTGATCACCCCGGGCTTCGTGGCCACCGAGATGACCGACGTGCTGCCGGACGACCGCAAGGAGCAGATCCTCGGCCAGGTCCCGCTCGGCCGCTACGCCGACACGGCGGAGATCGCGTCGGCCGTGACGTTCCTGGCATCGGATTCGGCCGCGTACATCACCGGCGCGGTGCTGCCGGTCGACGGCGGCCTCGGCATGGGCCACTGA
- the fabI gene encoding enoyl-ACP reductase FabI, whose translation MTGLLEGKRLLITGIITDASIGFSVARIAQEQGAEVVLTGFGRMSLVQRIAQRLPKPAPVIELDVTNQEHLDTLADRVSEHVDGLDGVVHSIAFAPASCLGNPFLEAPWEDVSTAVRVSAYSFMSLSKALLPLLREGASIVGMDFDARQAWPAYNWMGVAKAGLESVTRYLARELGPKQVRVNLVAAGPVRTMAAKSIPGFKDLEDQWSVRAPLGWKLEDAEPVGKSVCALLSDWLPATTGSMVMVDGGFHAVGM comes from the coding sequence GTGACCGGTCTGCTCGAAGGCAAGCGGCTGCTGATCACCGGCATCATCACCGACGCCTCCATCGGGTTCTCCGTGGCCCGCATCGCGCAGGAGCAGGGCGCCGAGGTGGTGCTCACCGGGTTCGGCCGGATGAGCCTCGTCCAGCGCATCGCGCAGCGGCTGCCCAAGCCCGCGCCGGTGATCGAGCTGGACGTGACCAACCAGGAGCACCTGGACACGTTGGCGGACAGGGTTTCCGAGCACGTCGACGGTCTCGACGGCGTGGTCCACTCGATCGCGTTCGCGCCCGCGTCCTGCCTGGGCAACCCGTTCCTCGAAGCGCCGTGGGAGGACGTGTCCACCGCGGTGCGGGTGTCGGCGTACTCGTTCATGTCGCTGTCGAAGGCGTTGCTGCCGCTGCTGCGTGAGGGCGCCTCGATCGTCGGCATGGACTTCGACGCGCGCCAGGCGTGGCCAGCCTACAACTGGATGGGCGTGGCCAAGGCCGGTCTTGAGTCCGTGACCCGCTACCTGGCCAGGGAACTGGGCCCCAAGCAGGTGCGCGTGAACCTGGTCGCCGCCGGGCCGGTCCGCACGATGGCGGCCAAGTCCATCCCCGGCTTCAAGGACCTGGAGGACCAGTGGTCGGTGCGCGCGCCGCTGGGCTGGAAGCTCGAGGACGCCGAGCCGGTCGGCAAGTCGGTCTGCGCGCTGCTGTCGGACTGGCTGCCCGCCACGACTGGCTCGATGGTCATGGTTGACGGAGGATTTCACGCAGTCGGTATGTGA
- a CDS encoding Na+/H+ antiporter has product MLGLELVVILGITVLTCSVAARRLRVAAPVLLLGTGAALGFIPLLREVELPSEVMLLLFLPALLYWESLTTSLREIRRYVRVVILTSTLLVVATAAGVAVVAHALGMEWGPAWVLGAALAPTDATVVAVFARGLPARSMTLLRAESLINDGTALVIFGVAVSITAQGETFSLGNVSWLFVLSFGGGALAGVITSWLAVQVRKRLDSPVYESALSVLTPFVAFLLAEVVHASGVLAVVVCGLILSQVGPRLVQADTRRQSEAFWGLSTFLLNGSLFVLVGLQANTAVRELSSTGVVRGLALVGLISVAVVAVRAVWLFTTPYLIRAIDRRPRQRALRAGPRSRLVNALCGFRGAVSMAAALAVPEGMPGRDLIIFVAAGVIVVTLVVQGLLLPPVVRWANLPPDTRFDEERAMAILTSAEAAFEAMPKVAAQLGTDPLIIERTRREYEKRLKVLRRGDTEDDEDHPYRRLENDYQALRLALITHKRQTIVRLRDERRIDDTVLRTIQAQLDIEEIRLSRREALE; this is encoded by the coding sequence GTGCTGGGACTCGAACTCGTCGTCATCCTGGGCATCACGGTACTGACCTGCAGTGTCGCGGCGCGGCGGCTTCGAGTCGCCGCGCCGGTGCTGTTGCTGGGGACCGGTGCGGCACTCGGGTTCATCCCGCTGCTGCGCGAGGTGGAGCTGCCGTCCGAGGTGATGCTCCTGCTCTTCCTGCCCGCGTTGCTGTACTGGGAGAGCCTGACCACTTCGCTGCGCGAGATCCGGCGCTACGTCCGCGTTGTCATCCTGACCAGCACGCTGCTCGTCGTCGCCACGGCTGCCGGTGTCGCCGTTGTGGCGCATGCCCTGGGCATGGAGTGGGGACCGGCGTGGGTGCTCGGCGCGGCCCTCGCCCCGACCGACGCGACTGTGGTCGCCGTGTTCGCGCGTGGCCTGCCCGCGCGCTCGATGACGTTGCTGCGCGCGGAAAGCCTCATCAACGACGGTACCGCGCTGGTGATCTTCGGTGTCGCGGTGAGCATCACGGCACAGGGCGAGACGTTCAGCCTCGGCAACGTGTCGTGGCTGTTCGTGCTGTCGTTCGGCGGCGGTGCGCTGGCAGGCGTGATCACCTCGTGGCTCGCGGTCCAGGTGCGCAAGCGGTTGGACAGCCCGGTGTACGAGAGCGCGTTGAGCGTGCTGACACCGTTCGTCGCGTTCCTGCTCGCGGAAGTGGTGCACGCGTCCGGCGTGCTCGCGGTTGTCGTGTGTGGACTGATCCTCAGCCAGGTCGGGCCGCGGCTGGTGCAGGCCGACACCCGCAGGCAGAGCGAGGCTTTCTGGGGCCTGTCCACGTTCCTGCTCAACGGCTCGCTGTTCGTGCTCGTCGGTCTCCAGGCGAACACGGCGGTGCGTGAGCTCAGCTCGACCGGGGTGGTGCGCGGGCTTGCCCTGGTGGGCTTGATATCCGTCGCCGTGGTCGCCGTCAGGGCGGTGTGGCTGTTCACGACGCCGTACCTGATCCGGGCCATCGACCGCCGGCCGCGGCAACGCGCGCTGCGCGCCGGGCCGAGATCCCGGCTGGTCAACGCGTTGTGCGGATTCCGGGGCGCGGTGTCGATGGCGGCGGCGCTCGCGGTCCCGGAAGGGATGCCCGGCCGTGACCTGATCATCTTCGTCGCCGCTGGCGTCATCGTGGTGACGCTCGTCGTGCAGGGCCTGTTGCTGCCGCCTGTGGTGCGCTGGGCCAACCTGCCCCCGGACACCCGGTTCGACGAGGAACGCGCGATGGCGATCCTCACGTCGGCCGAAGCGGCTTTCGAGGCCATGCCGAAGGTGGCCGCGCAACTCGGCACCGACCCGTTGATCATCGAACGGACCCGCCGCGAGTACGAGAAACGCCTGAAGGTGCTGCGCCGGGGCGACACCGAGGACGACGAGGACCACCCCTACCGCCGGTTGGAGAACGACTACCAGGCGTTGCGGCTGGCGTTGATCACGCACAAGCGGCAGACCATCGTGCGGCTGCGCGACGAGCGCCGGATCGACGACACGGTCCTGCGCACCATCCAGGCCCAGCTGGACATCGAGGAGATCAGGCTGTCCCGGCGTGAAGCGCTCGAATGA
- a CDS encoding ferrochelatase, which produces MSFDALLWLSFGGPEGPADVRPFLENVTRGRGVPPERLDEVEQHYQHFGGVSPINRLNREAIAAVEAELATQGVKLPVYFGNRNWHPMAEETVGTMLADGVHRALVFPTSAYGGYSACRQYDEDIERARAAAGPNAPELVKLRHFFDHPLFVESFADATRQTLATLPQGARLVFTAHSVPVSADKAAGPPAEGGGRYSKQVGEASRLVAAAAGVAEYDVVWQSRSGPPQIPWLDPDIVDHIEALHADGVTAVAVCPIGFVSDHLEVIWDLDNEAAEKADELGVAFARVSTPNSDPRFAQLVVELIREHTEGLEPRRLSPDFPAAGCTVNGAPCAPLCCEPAKRPAR; this is translated from the coding sequence GTGAGTTTCGACGCGCTGCTGTGGTTGTCCTTCGGTGGGCCGGAGGGACCTGCCGACGTCCGGCCGTTCCTGGAGAACGTGACGCGGGGCCGGGGGGTGCCGCCGGAGCGGCTGGACGAGGTCGAGCAGCACTACCAGCACTTCGGCGGGGTGTCGCCGATCAACCGGCTCAACCGCGAGGCGATCGCGGCGGTGGAGGCGGAGCTGGCCACGCAGGGCGTGAAGCTGCCGGTCTACTTCGGCAACCGCAACTGGCACCCGATGGCCGAGGAGACGGTCGGCACCATGCTGGCCGACGGCGTGCACCGCGCCCTGGTCTTCCCGACCAGCGCGTACGGCGGCTACTCGGCTTGCCGGCAGTACGACGAGGACATCGAGCGCGCCCGCGCGGCGGCCGGCCCGAACGCCCCCGAACTGGTGAAGCTGCGGCACTTCTTCGACCACCCGCTGTTCGTCGAGTCCTTCGCCGACGCGACCCGGCAAACGCTGGCCACGCTGCCGCAAGGAGCCCGCCTGGTCTTCACGGCGCACTCCGTGCCGGTGTCCGCGGACAAGGCGGCGGGCCCGCCCGCGGAGGGCGGCGGACGCTACTCCAAGCAGGTCGGGGAAGCGTCCCGGCTGGTCGCCGCGGCGGCGGGCGTGGCCGAGTACGACGTGGTCTGGCAGTCGCGCTCGGGCCCGCCCCAGATCCCGTGGCTGGACCCGGACATCGTCGACCACATCGAGGCACTGCACGCCGACGGCGTCACAGCGGTCGCGGTCTGCCCGATCGGGTTCGTCAGCGACCACCTCGAAGTGATCTGGGACCTGGACAACGAAGCCGCGGAGAAGGCGGACGAGCTGGGCGTGGCCTTCGCCCGGGTGTCCACGCCCAACAGCGACCCCCGCTTCGCCCAGCTGGTCGTCGAGCTGATCCGCGAGCACACCGAAGGCCTCGAACCGCGCAGGCTCTCGCCGGACTTCCCGGCTGCGGGCTGCACGGTCAACGGCGCACCCTGCGCCCCACTGTGCTGCGAACCCGCCAAACGCCCGGCCCGCTGA
- a CDS encoding ROK family transcriptional regulator has protein sequence MGAELRAGSPRLLREINDRAAIDALLRDGPLTRSELEYAIGLSKPATAQLLARLEEEGVVVREGLRGGGRGPRAQLWAVRGAVAHVAAIDLTPRGLEIAIADISGAVLTEHRQAVPPRGTADEVLRNFREATATACHAAGLTLKDLRHVVVGTPGAVNPRTGHLWFAPHLPGWEGFDMPGRIGAELGVPVTIENDVNLVALEEMIAGQATSARSFVMVWLDHGIGGAIVVDRKLLRGATGGAGEIDWMHVPDRAAADTGIPATGTRFGDLVSSPNVVKLAKAYGIAARNGWTAVTKAVAMAADENKTSAHQQGEQFLVDLARRVATGVAGVVSVVDPELVLLCGKTGLAGGETLCRLISAELRDMVVPRTPVAFSAVAGNAVRAGALHSALAVVREQVFGLTGDVTEPSRRQDASPMATASE, from the coding sequence ATGGGAGCCGAGTTGAGAGCCGGGAGTCCGCGGCTGCTGCGCGAGATCAACGATCGCGCGGCCATCGACGCGCTGCTGCGCGATGGCCCGCTGACGCGGTCCGAGCTGGAATACGCGATCGGCCTGTCCAAGCCGGCCACCGCGCAGCTGCTTGCCCGCCTTGAAGAAGAGGGCGTCGTCGTCAGGGAAGGCCTGCGTGGCGGCGGAAGGGGGCCACGCGCGCAGCTGTGGGCGGTCAGGGGCGCGGTCGCGCACGTCGCGGCGATCGACCTGACGCCAAGGGGCTTGGAGATCGCGATCGCCGACATCTCCGGCGCTGTCCTTACCGAACACCGGCAAGCCGTCCCGCCAAGAGGGACGGCCGACGAGGTGCTGCGCAACTTCCGCGAAGCCACTGCCACGGCGTGTCACGCCGCCGGGCTCACCCTCAAGGATCTGCGGCACGTCGTGGTCGGCACGCCCGGCGCGGTCAACCCGCGCACCGGGCACCTGTGGTTCGCCCCGCACCTGCCCGGCTGGGAGGGCTTCGACATGCCCGGCCGGATCGGCGCCGAACTCGGTGTCCCGGTCACGATCGAGAACGACGTCAACCTGGTCGCGCTGGAGGAGATGATCGCCGGGCAGGCGACGTCCGCGCGCAGCTTCGTGATGGTCTGGCTCGATCACGGCATCGGTGGCGCGATCGTGGTCGACCGCAAACTACTGCGCGGCGCGACCGGCGGTGCCGGTGAGATCGACTGGATGCACGTACCGGACCGCGCGGCAGCCGACACCGGCATTCCAGCGACCGGCACGAGGTTCGGGGACCTGGTCAGCTCTCCGAACGTGGTGAAACTGGCCAAGGCGTACGGCATCGCCGCGCGCAACGGCTGGACAGCCGTGACCAAGGCCGTCGCCATGGCGGCCGACGAAAACAAGACTTCCGCACACCAGCAAGGGGAGCAGTTCCTCGTCGACCTGGCGCGCCGGGTTGCCACGGGCGTCGCAGGCGTCGTCAGCGTGGTCGACCCGGAACTGGTGCTGCTGTGTGGGAAGACCGGCTTGGCTGGTGGGGAGACCCTGTGCCGGTTGATCAGTGCGGAGCTGCGGGACATGGTCGTGCCCCGCACTCCGGTGGCGTTCAGCGCGGTTGCCGGCAATGCCGTGCGGGCAGGCGCTCTGCACTCCGCCCTCGCCGTGGTCCGGGAGCAGGTCTTCGGGCTGACCGGTGATGTGACAGAACCCTCTCGCCGCCAGGACGCCAGTCCCATGGCGACTGCGTCCGAATAG
- a CDS encoding extracellular solute-binding protein, producing the protein MRKAPIRVLLASAALLVASCSGAAGGGGGGSEPGAAPAKDANLTLVVYSKFTDREEKAVTAALQSFTKKYPNIKIDHKGNQDDDKLTQSIQSGSAPDVAISFFSDNLGNWCHSGAFQDMKPYVDRDKTDLSVIPKQVLDYTQYNGKQCSLPFLADVYGFYYNKDLLAQAGYSAPPKTTTELVEYTKKITKFAPDGSIEVAGFIPSMPFYANEAQIWAPMTGAKYLSGPDGKSNMAGSAEWKELFDFQKQLVDFYGKDKLERFKAGLGDQYSPDNAFHKGKLAMMFDGEYRNAFITDTAPNLNYGTAPPPVSPSRAASYGGGYSTGTIIGIPKGVKNPGASWELIKHVTLDTDTLVELSNQIKNLPSTTESLKSPNLKVNEQFKTFLDMYGGGKLQSNPASPVNAAAIKAVNDFASRWVAGQEPDLAAGLAKVDAQINDELAQKLGK; encoded by the coding sequence ATGCGCAAGGCCCCCATCCGAGTTCTGCTGGCTTCAGCGGCATTACTCGTCGCGTCGTGCTCAGGTGCGGCAGGCGGCGGTGGTGGTGGCAGCGAGCCAGGAGCCGCGCCCGCGAAGGACGCGAACCTGACGCTCGTGGTCTACAGCAAGTTCACCGACCGGGAGGAGAAAGCGGTCACCGCCGCCCTCCAGTCGTTCACCAAGAAGTACCCGAACATCAAGATCGACCACAAGGGCAACCAGGACGACGACAAGCTCACCCAGTCGATCCAGAGCGGTTCCGCGCCCGACGTGGCGATCTCGTTCTTCTCGGACAACCTCGGCAACTGGTGCCACAGCGGGGCTTTCCAGGACATGAAGCCCTACGTCGACCGCGACAAGACCGACCTGAGCGTCATCCCCAAGCAGGTCCTCGACTACACCCAGTACAACGGCAAGCAGTGCTCGCTGCCGTTCCTCGCTGACGTGTACGGCTTCTACTACAACAAGGACCTGTTGGCGCAGGCCGGGTACAGCGCTCCGCCGAAGACCACGACCGAACTGGTCGAGTACACCAAGAAGATCACCAAGTTCGCGCCGGACGGCTCGATCGAGGTGGCCGGGTTCATCCCGTCGATGCCGTTCTACGCCAACGAGGCGCAGATCTGGGCGCCGATGACGGGCGCGAAGTACCTCAGCGGCCCGGACGGCAAGTCCAACATGGCAGGCAGCGCGGAGTGGAAGGAGCTCTTCGACTTCCAGAAGCAGCTCGTCGACTTCTACGGCAAGGACAAGCTGGAGCGGTTCAAGGCCGGCCTCGGCGACCAGTACTCGCCGGACAACGCCTTCCACAAGGGCAAGCTGGCGATGATGTTCGACGGTGAGTACCGCAACGCGTTCATCACCGACACTGCGCCGAACCTGAACTACGGCACCGCGCCGCCGCCCGTGTCGCCGAGCCGGGCCGCCTCGTACGGCGGTGGCTACTCCACCGGCACGATCATCGGCATCCCCAAGGGCGTCAAGAACCCCGGTGCGTCGTGGGAGCTGATCAAGCACGTCACGCTGGACACCGACACCCTCGTCGAGCTGTCCAACCAGATCAAGAACCTGCCCAGCACCACCGAGTCGCTCAAGTCGCCGAACCTGAAGGTCAACGAGCAGTTCAAGACCTTCCTCGACATGTACGGCGGCGGCAAGCTGCAGTCCAACCCGGCGTCGCCGGTCAACGCGGCCGCGATCAAGGCGGTCAACGACTTCGCCTCGCGGTGGGTCGCCGGTCAGGAACCCGACCTGGCCGCCGGTCTGGCGAAGGTCGACGCGCAGATCAACGACGAGCTCGCTCAGAAGCTGGGCAAGTAA
- a CDS encoding carbohydrate ABC transporter permease, protein MTATLSRPDTDPAPVPAKGLGRVRSRRRWVVAGFLGPAVLGFLIFFGYPLVATVYYSFTRYDLINAPQWIGFDNYVRMFTTEPLIGTAAYNTLWLVIVLTICRVLFALGVASVISRLKRGVGLIRTLCYMPALAPPAAATLVFVFVFNPEFGPINRFLRWVGVEGPLWFSDPAWSKPSLTLLVLWGSGELMIVILAALLDVPHELHEAAALDGAGPARRFWHITLPSISPVLLFGVVNSMIFALQFFTQAVVAASAASGQSDVAGSTQYIGAPQNTTLTYPIWLYVQGFRYSNMGYAAAMAVLLFVVSAAFTLVLVRQLRKASHVEESA, encoded by the coding sequence ATGACAGCGACGCTCAGCCGTCCGGACACGGACCCGGCACCAGTCCCCGCCAAGGGGCTGGGCCGGGTCCGGTCACGGCGCCGATGGGTCGTGGCCGGGTTCCTCGGCCCCGCGGTGCTCGGCTTCCTGATCTTCTTCGGCTACCCGCTGGTAGCGACGGTGTACTACTCGTTCACCCGCTACGACCTGATCAACGCTCCACAGTGGATCGGGTTCGACAACTACGTCCGGATGTTCACGACCGAGCCGCTCATCGGCACGGCCGCCTACAACACGCTGTGGCTGGTGATCGTGCTGACGATCTGCCGGGTGCTGTTCGCGCTCGGCGTCGCGTCGGTGATCTCCAGGCTCAAGCGCGGCGTCGGGCTGATCAGGACACTGTGCTACATGCCCGCGCTCGCGCCGCCCGCCGCGGCCACGCTGGTGTTCGTGTTCGTGTTCAACCCGGAGTTCGGTCCGATCAACCGGTTCCTGCGCTGGGTCGGCGTGGAGGGCCCGCTGTGGTTCAGCGACCCGGCGTGGTCGAAGCCGTCGCTGACCCTGTTGGTGCTGTGGGGTTCCGGCGAGCTGATGATCGTCATCCTGGCCGCGCTGCTGGACGTGCCGCACGAACTGCACGAGGCGGCGGCGCTGGACGGCGCGGGACCGGCACGCAGGTTCTGGCACATCACGCTGCCGAGCATCTCGCCGGTGCTGCTGTTCGGCGTGGTCAACTCGATGATCTTCGCGCTGCAGTTCTTCACACAGGCGGTGGTCGCGGCGTCGGCCGCGTCCGGCCAGTCCGATGTGGCCGGTAGCACGCAGTACATCGGAGCGCCGCAGAACACCACGCTGACCTATCCGATCTGGCTCTACGTCCAGGGATTCCGGTACTCCAACATGGGGTACGCGGCGGCCATGGCGGTACTGCTGTTCGTGGTCTCCGCGGCGTTCACCCTCGTTCTGGTGAGACAGCTCCGCAAAGCCTCGCACGTTGAGGAGTCGGCATGA